One region of Phragmites australis chromosome 18, lpPhrAust1.1, whole genome shotgun sequence genomic DNA includes:
- the LOC133899203 gene encoding protein GLUTAMINE DUMPER 2-like, translated as MRPGAGFNATAAAAAKAVVAPAAFDSAAHSAWHSPVPYLFGGLAAMLGLIAFALLILACSYWKLSGYLERGAGRGDEDGSAADGGKPSASDLPPPIWEEKILVIMAGDVKPTYLATPMSSRASSFVDRSNKGDEEEKNKVQEVALASIKDAEGGEHSESRRERGTPHP; from the coding sequence ATGAGGCCAGGAGCAGGGTTCAatgcgacggcggcggcggcggcgaaggccgTGGTTGCCCCCGCGGCTTTTGACAGCGCCGCGCATTCCGCGTGGCACTCGCCGGTACCGTACCTCTTTGGCGGCCTGGCCGCGATGCTGGGCCTCATAGCCTTCGCGCTCCTCATCCTCGCGTGCTCTTACTGGAAGCTGTCCGGGTACCTGGAGCGCGGGGCCGGCCGCGGCGACGAGGACGGTTCCGCCGCCGATGGCGGGAAGCCGTCGGCATCGGACCTGCCGCCGCCGATATGGGAGGAGAAGATACTGGTCATCATGGCCGGGGACGTGAAGCCGACGTACCTGGCCACGCCCATGTCTAGCAGAGCGTCCTCCTTTGTAGACCGTAGCAACAagggcgacgaggaggagaagaacAAGGTGCAAGAAGTCGCTTTGGCAAGCATCAAGGATGCTGAGGGTGGTGAGCACAGTGAGagccggagagagagaggaacacCACATCCCTGA